A stretch of the Nothobranchius furzeri strain GRZ-AD chromosome 5, NfurGRZ-RIMD1, whole genome shotgun sequence genome encodes the following:
- the ccdc106a gene encoding coiled-coil domain-containing protein 106a isoform X2, protein MEDGNRSDVASTSKSHAGSLRLQTPKNEDAYEISVPYEESNFEQQGFFNQTDQNFDEPPSTAGPSPVNTSSMVITNLRTQLQISLEKNSWLQKRIEDLEEERDFLRCQLDRFIFSTKSQGHEQSQSQYSNGYESRRFNWRARREEDRPAEQQKTDSHHFQTRQFIQRRPGPPTLVPSKNRVSSSLTTQLTSMNALFNPTQSQTLLQGHGTSSTPASGLSGKNSNAARSSINEMSSHDSLSLLGESDDYLDHDGFMEEEEMLGEDIMSDTINTNRNQIKRRRVFRAPRERQRVKDAAGVLFRYKKILLTYQRLKNMSKAFQIHGVDRNTVASTTPIAELLLVAPEKVVEVGEFDPSKEKLLDYARRCYIALDEETLSRVQALKKNNLLLPISYRFRH, encoded by the exons ATGGAGGACGGAAACAGGAGTGATGTAGCCTCCACATCCAAGAGCCACGCAGGCTCTCTTCGCCTGCAGA CTCCCAAAAATGAAGACGCCTATGAAATTTCCGTCCCATATGAGGAGAGCAACTTTGAGCAGCAAGGATTTTTCAACCAGACTGACCAGAATTTTGATG AGCCGCCCTCGACTGCTGGCCCATCTCCAGTCAACACCTCGTCCATGGTGATCACCAACCTGCGGACCCAGCTCCAGATCTCTCTGGAGAAAAACTCTTGGCTGCAGAAAAGAATTGAGGATTTGGAGGAGGAAAGGGACTTTCTCCGATGCCAGCTGGACCGTTTCATCTTCTCAACAAAGAGTCAGGGACACGAGCAAAGTCAGAGCCAGTACAGTAACG GATATGAATCAAGAAGATTCAACTGGAGGGCAAGAAGGGAGGAGGACCGTCCTGCAG AACAACAGAAGACAGACTCACATCATTTTCAAACTCGTCAGTTTATCCAGCGAAGGCCGGGTCCTCCCACTCTGGTGCCCTCGAAAAATCGCGTCTCCAGTTCTCTAACCACTCAGCTCACCTCTATGAATGCTTTGTTCAACCCCACACAATCCCAAACCCTTTTGCAGGGCCACGGCACTTCCAGCACCCCAGCTAGTGGCCTCAGCGGCAAAAATAGCAATGCCGCAAGATCATCCATAAATGAAATGAGTTCACATG ATTCCCTCTCACTTTTGGGAGAATCTGATGATTATTTGGACCATGACGGCTTCATGGAGGAGGAAGAAATGTTAGGAGAAGATATAATGTCCGACACAATAAACACCAACAGGAACCAGATTAAGAGAAGGCGAGTCTTCCGAGCTCCAAGAGAGAGGCAAAGGG TAAAAGATGCAGCTGGAGTGCTGTTTCGGTATAAGAAGATACTGCTCACATACCAGCGTCTCAAAAATATGTCCAAAGCCTTTCAAATTCACGGAGTCGATCGCAACACCGTGGCCTCTACCACACCCATTGCTGAGCTGCTTCTAGTGGCGCCAGAGAAAGTGGTCGAGGTGGGGGAGTTTGACCCGTCCAAGGAAAAACTGCTGGACTACGCCAGGCGCTGCTACATTGCTCTGGATGAAGAGACACTCAGCAGAGTGCAGGCATTAAAGAAGAATAACCTTCTGCTTCCCATCTCCTACAGGTTTAGGCACTGA
- the ccdc106a gene encoding coiled-coil domain-containing protein 106a isoform X1, with translation MEDGNRSDVASTSKSHAGSLRLQTPKNEDAYEISVPYEESNFEQQGFFNQTDQNFDEPPSTAGPSPVNTSSMVITNLRTQLQISLEKNSWLQKRIEDLEEERDFLRCQLDRFIFSTKSQGHEQSQSQYSNGYESRRFNWRARREEDRPAEQQKTDSHHFQTRQFIQRRPGPPTLVPSKNRVSSSLTTQLTSMNALFNPTQSQTLLQGHGTSSTPASGLSGKNSNAARSSINEMSSHGDSLSLLGESDDYLDHDGFMEEEEMLGEDIMSDTINTNRNQIKRRRVFRAPRERQRVKDAAGVLFRYKKILLTYQRLKNMSKAFQIHGVDRNTVASTTPIAELLLVAPEKVVEVGEFDPSKEKLLDYARRCYIALDEETLSRVQALKKNNLLLPISYRFRH, from the exons ATGGAGGACGGAAACAGGAGTGATGTAGCCTCCACATCCAAGAGCCACGCAGGCTCTCTTCGCCTGCAGA CTCCCAAAAATGAAGACGCCTATGAAATTTCCGTCCCATATGAGGAGAGCAACTTTGAGCAGCAAGGATTTTTCAACCAGACTGACCAGAATTTTGATG AGCCGCCCTCGACTGCTGGCCCATCTCCAGTCAACACCTCGTCCATGGTGATCACCAACCTGCGGACCCAGCTCCAGATCTCTCTGGAGAAAAACTCTTGGCTGCAGAAAAGAATTGAGGATTTGGAGGAGGAAAGGGACTTTCTCCGATGCCAGCTGGACCGTTTCATCTTCTCAACAAAGAGTCAGGGACACGAGCAAAGTCAGAGCCAGTACAGTAACG GATATGAATCAAGAAGATTCAACTGGAGGGCAAGAAGGGAGGAGGACCGTCCTGCAG AACAACAGAAGACAGACTCACATCATTTTCAAACTCGTCAGTTTATCCAGCGAAGGCCGGGTCCTCCCACTCTGGTGCCCTCGAAAAATCGCGTCTCCAGTTCTCTAACCACTCAGCTCACCTCTATGAATGCTTTGTTCAACCCCACACAATCCCAAACCCTTTTGCAGGGCCACGGCACTTCCAGCACCCCAGCTAGTGGCCTCAGCGGCAAAAATAGCAATGCCGCAAGATCATCCATAAATGAAATGAGTTCACATGGTG ATTCCCTCTCACTTTTGGGAGAATCTGATGATTATTTGGACCATGACGGCTTCATGGAGGAGGAAGAAATGTTAGGAGAAGATATAATGTCCGACACAATAAACACCAACAGGAACCAGATTAAGAGAAGGCGAGTCTTCCGAGCTCCAAGAGAGAGGCAAAGGG TAAAAGATGCAGCTGGAGTGCTGTTTCGGTATAAGAAGATACTGCTCACATACCAGCGTCTCAAAAATATGTCCAAAGCCTTTCAAATTCACGGAGTCGATCGCAACACCGTGGCCTCTACCACACCCATTGCTGAGCTGCTTCTAGTGGCGCCAGAGAAAGTGGTCGAGGTGGGGGAGTTTGACCCGTCCAAGGAAAAACTGCTGGACTACGCCAGGCGCTGCTACATTGCTCTGGATGAAGAGACACTCAGCAGAGTGCAGGCATTAAAGAAGAATAACCTTCTGCTTCCCATCTCCTACAGGTTTAGGCACTGA